agatttgaactcaaaatttcttattctgatattatgtgagattttatgggaTCATTGTCAATTATTCTAAATAAATGAAggtataatttaatatttaattattttaacatTATATTTCTATGTATTTCGTTTAAATTGCTCGAAATAATGGATATGGCCATGATTTTCAAGTTAATATAACTCGTAGTCTTTGGACCATAAAATTTATTGCGTCATTGATATGAGAAAGATAGGAAGATCGGATTCAATCGCACCACCACTATCGAATACTATTTAGGCGTAAGGATGAATCCAGACCTGGAAGGGGAATGGACGGATGGAGTGTGGAAAGGGCGAAAAGCAAAAGCGAAGATCGAACCGGTCCGTGGGGTTATCGCGATATGCTGGCGGAGACTTGAGACCGACCGGTGAAAAATTACCCACCGTTTCCTCCTTTCCCCCGATTCACGACACCACGACTCCacgcttcatcttcttcgtcgtTCTTTGGTTTCGCCGTTGGTTACTTTGGGGTTTCCTTGTGCGATGTCCAAAGCCCAGCCAGAGCCAGAGCtagagccagagccagagccaCGTGCAACTCCTCCTCCATCGTCGCCTCCCCACCTAAGCCTCACTTCCCTGACATGACTCTCTTCTCTCCTTCACGTCTtcttcgtcgtcgtcttcttcttcttgttcttccctCGCTTTCACTCCACTTTGTCTGAGGAACCGAAGATCGAACCCCGGTAAGTCCTCCTCATTGCCAGATCGGCGACCACGGCCGCCCCTCCCCGGATCGGAAAATTTCCGAAGATGATGGGCTCGGAGAACAACCAGGGTTTCGAGGAGGCCCACCTCTACGCCTCCAAGGAAGAGATGGAGTCCCTCGTCCTGGCCGACCCCTCCAGATCCTACTCCACCTCCGACTACCGGAGCGCCATGTCCAATTCCCTCGCCGActcccccccacccccacccccaccctcTCTCCCCTCCCGTCCTCGCCACTCCCGCCGACTCCGATCCCTTGCTCGCCCCCGCCCCCTATTCCGAGCCTCGAAACCCTAGCTCCCACgacagctcctcctcctcctacatCGAGCCCCCTTCCTACGCCGATGTCATCTTCAGCCCCTTCGATGGCGACGCCTCCTCCGAGATCAACGGCGCCGATAGCCCTAGCCGGAGCTCCGATAGCCCCCGTAGCTTCTCCcgatcttcttcctctagcgCCGAGTACATCAAGATTACCGTGTCCAATCCCCAGAAGGAGCAGGAGGTCTCCAACTCCATCGTGCCCGGAGGTAACACCTACGTCACTTATTTAGTCACCACGAGAACCAACATTCCTGAGTTCGGGGCCTCCGAGTTTAGCGTCCGCCGGCGGTTTCGGGATGTGGTCACCCTATCCGATAGGCTGGCCGAGTCGTACAGAGGGTTCTTTATCCCGCCGAGGCCCGATAAGAGCGTGGTGGAGAGTCAGGTGATGCAGAAACAGGAGTTCGTGGAGCAGAGGAGGGTGGCCCTCGAGAAGTTTCTGAGGCGATTGGCGGCTCATCCCATCATCAAGAAGAGCGATGAGCTGAAGGTGTTTCTGCAGGTGCAGGGGAAGCTCCCCTTGCCGACCAGCACGGATGTCGCTTCGAGGATGCTCGACGGCGCGGTCAAGCTTCCGAAGCAGCTTCTCAGTGAGAGTGTGTTGGCTCCGCATGAGGTCGTGCAGCCGGCGAAAGGGGGGAGGGACTTATTGAGACTGTTTAAGGAGTTGAAGCAGTCTGTTGCCAATGACTGGGGAGGTTCCAAGCCTCCTGTGGTTGAAGAGGATAAAGAGTTtatggagaagaaggagaggatgAATGATATGGAGCAGCAACTAAGCAATGCTTCTCAGCAGGTAATTTCTTGCTGTCATTCATGTCCGGAATGAACTTTCGCCCCTGGCCAAGTATTCGATATATGTCAAACTGATATTTGGTTGTTTGATGTCATGTGTACATGCTTAGGCGGAATCACTAGTTAAAGCTCAACAAGACATGGGGAAACAATGGGAGAACTGGGACTGGCCTTCATTAAACTGACCAAGTTTGAGAATGAGGAGGCTGTGTTTAATTCTCAGAGAGCACGGGCAGCTGATATGAAAAATTTGGCAACTGCTGCAGTTAAAGCTAGCAGGTTTTACCGGGAATTAAATTTGCATACGGTGAAGCATTTGGTAAGTTCTCTCTTCCTGTTTTAAGTAGTGCAGTCTGGCTATAAGAGAGTTGATCCGTGATGTTATGAAGGTTCGGGGGTAAAGCTTAATTTATAGCATGAAAATTTCATATCCCCTGGTTGATTCCTTTGGTTGAACTCCCCACTACACGGAGATTACAACTAATATCCTGGATTTTGGGTGATCTTTATCTCAATATGGATTGCAGGATACCCTTCATGAGTACTTGGGTCTCATGTTAGCAGTACACGGTGCCTTCTCAGATCGCTCTAGCGCTTTATTGACGGTGCAGACTCTTTTATCAGAATTGTCTTCACTTAAATCAAGAGCTGAAAAACTGGAAGCTGCATCATCAAAGATTTTTGGTGGCGACAAGTCAAGAATACGCAAGATAGAGGAATTGAGGGAAACTGTAAGAGTCACTGAGGATGCCAAGAATGTTGCAATAAGAGAATACGAGCGGATTAAGGTAACATGCATGTTATCCACTTGTCTTCCACTGATTGTATTGAGACTCCATCGATTGATTTCAAGAGATGGGCGCTTTAATAAGCACAATAGCCGCCGAATTTTCTTGTCTTATTTCTGAGGTTCAAGCTTCTGTTGACTGTTAGGGTCATTTTAGTACCTCCTAAGAAACTTGTTCATATAGAGGGATGTTGAATTTTAAGATATGTGGcattgttttcaaaattttcttgacAGGCAGAGGCTCTAgtatatttttagttttcaacACTTTCACCTCTAACTGAGGCAGTATTATTGCAGGAAAATAACAGGACTGAACTTGAACGGCTGGATAAGGAAAGGCATGCGGATTTCTTGAATATGCTGAAGGGGTTTGTTGTTAATCAGGTATGTTGTCTCTTCTTCTCCCGATGACTGCGATGGTCTCAGCTGCTGCAGGAATTCTTGCAATTGTCTGGTGTGCggctatatttttatttattttttggttgtttcCCCAACACTGGATGCTGTTTGTGGATGCTAGTAAAGCGAAGATGATCCTCAATAGTGCTGGCTATGTGTGATTTCAGTACAATAGAATTCGAAAATAGCATATATCTTCTGGTCAGATTTGAGTACTGCACTATTTTAGCTTTTGGCTAGCTAATTCAACAATCACTTCTATGGAACAGTCGAGGGCTGTCAACTGTGTAAGATCTATCACGCAGTATCTTTCGACCCTCTAGCTGCATCTTAGCTCCATGTAGCCTGTAGTTCTTGTTAATCCTTTAGAAATAGTACCGGGCGGATCCATTCTTGTCAAATGCCACATAATAATAGGCATATTATTTCAATGGGTATTTTTTGGTGGTGCTACTGAAGTTGCAGTGTATGGATGGATTAGGTATCTGGAAATGCCTTTCGCCACCAACTTTTAGGGGAAGTCTAAGTTAGTTTCGTGCAAGATTCTGTCAACTCAGTAATTACCAGTGGCATGATTGATTGGAGTTTTGAGTTTTGAAGCAACAGATGGTTGAAAACATGGTTCAggctaaaaatattatcatgaTGCCATAATGGCCCCTTAATTTAAATTTGGGGTTGAGGAAGAGGGTATGCCTCGTTGGAGGCTCTGCTGACTGCCTCCAGCAGCAACAATGCATCTGTCTCAGTAGACAGTGGGTGCCTATCAAGTTTTTACCTGTTTATGTGCTTGCCTCACCAGCCCATATTTTAAATTCACAATTACCAAGGCAGGTTGCCATTACCTGTATCAACTGAGCCTCTACTATGTGGACTTTGGATCTGAATAGGTAGTTGTCTGGCTTAAAATAGTAGGCATAGTTAATCTCAAGTTCTCAAAGTGGTGTCCAGACAAAATCAGGATAGAGACCAAGACCAGTATTTTGGCAGGTCATGAGGTCTACTGACAGAGATTGCAATTGGAGCCATAGTTCTCCTCTGCAAAGAAGTGAATTTTAATGTAGTGTCTGCGCAGTATTCACAGAGTCAAAATAAGTGatgttcatttatttatttgtttgtttttgccTTGGCTACATATGCCTAGATTATGTccagggtaaaaaaaaaatatatctccTGGGTAAAAAATTGTCCCTGAAGGCTTCCCAATCAAAGAAACTAATTTTCTTCTGTGGATGGTATGAACAAGGACTAGGCTTTCTGAGATAAATTCTGGAGTAGAGTTCTTGGATTGTGGTTTTCTTAGATTTGCGATCTGATAATTCTTTTTGTTGGAGGTTCTATGCCAGATAACATGTCAGCCTAGGTCAATCATTATGCCTGATTTGTGTGGTTTGACCAACCTAGACAtctgttttatttttagtaGTGCTTTCTAGTCGGATCATGTCTTTTTTTCCTGGGCAATGTCACAGGTTGGGTATGCTGAGAAAATTGCCAATGTTTGGGGGAAGGTTGCAGAGGAGACAAGCGCATATGCAAGAGAGAGCAGTTGAATTACGCAGCTGTAAATTCAAATCTTTCAGTTTTTTACGTGTTAAATGTATCTTGGTCATTGCACTTTTAGGAAAATCGCTCAAGATTCATATATTTAACTAATAAGGAAAATGGATGAAGTTTTTATGTTTCCTTGCCCTGATCTGATCGAGGAAGagatttattttgttgaaaggGTTGTTACTAACATTTGTTAGAGGAGTTGTAAATTTGATTTGTCCTTTGATACTTGGATATTTAAGTTCTCAGTTTTGATCTTGAGTTAATGGCGTGAAGAAAAATGGGAGCATTCAAGATAACGTATCGTTCATTTGGCCTTGGTAACGAAATTATGTATGtgtaaagaaattattcatcCCTCTGGCTGACAGCCGGCCCTTACTCATCgttcatgaaatttcaaatctagCCTACGTCGTATTATTTACTATATCCATGGATCTGGCTGATGCCCTCATAAAGTTGAATCTTGAACGgttccttttctcctttcatATTTGCTAATCATGTGTAACACCTGcgcccttttccttttttaacaaTGGCATATAGATCAATGGATCTTCAGTATTCATGTGTAGAGTCGCAAAAGAATAATTGAGGAAGAACTTGCTCCTCTAGGAACAGAGATGTAGTAGTACGCCGACTCGCATGGATGAATGCTATCCCAGAATAAGTATTGCGATGAATTACGACATGTTGGTGTGAGTTCGTTGCACAGAGGTCCTGCTTCCACAAATCCAGTGCCACAGCatcctttctttgtttccagGAATCCTGTCACCCATAATCTCAGTTAGACATCAAATGGACAGATAATTGCCCTTGACTAAAACGCATCCTTTGAAAGCTGAAGGAGTGGAGAAACGAGAGCATTGAAATGTGTGTCATAATAAGAACCTGTAATAGTTTTATTTGGCGTACCATACTTCTGAGGATGATTGATCATGTCAATCATTGGCTCGTACACATCCGCATAGGCAATCTTGCTTTTGGAAGCACTGATTGTAGTTGAGGCAAAAGATTTGCTAGCTTGTGATTGTAGATTCGAGCATCGAGGTTTTCCTCTTCTACGCATTTTCGATCCTCGGGGTTCTTGAATTTTGCGGTCATTTGAATGGGCAGACAGCCAACTGGAGGAATCCCCGCCACCGCTATCTTACGGCACCCGAGTTCGTGGAGTTGCTGTGCAAGAACACTTTTAGCAGTCAGATGAGTTCATTCATAACTGAAATTGCTACTAGAACAGAAACATCATGGCCGCGTGATAGGTAGGTTCTCATCTCACCAATATGAAGTCTCGTAGTCTTCCCAGCAAAAAGTCTTGGTATTCGCCGACATTGAATTGGATTCTCCTCGTGGGAATATCATAGAAATTAAATATGAAGTCATTAGTTCCTGCACTGATGATGACCAACGCTCCTTTTAAAATCTTCTTTGCCTCCTCTTCCCCTACCATCTTGTTAAGCCTCTGAATGTACTTCTCCAAATATTCAAGTTGCTTTGACATCGGGATTACACCAGAAATTGCGGTTGTCAGATCATCAAACCCTGATCCTCCCGAGGCGAAGCTAACGCCCGTGCGGAGTTGTCCGTCCTTTAGGTCAGGCTCTAGAAACGGAGGAACTGTCTCCTTGATACCAGCCGCAGAAGCGACGAAATCAGGAACGAGTTTTCCACTAGAAAATCTACCCGTGGGAACTTGACCAGGGAAGTCGCGGCCATAAGGGAGGTGGTTGCCCTTGAACAAAGTCACAATGTAGTTGTTATTACCGGTGTCTACTGTTGAGTCCCCGAATATGAGGATTGCCGGGGATAGTTTAGCTGCTTTCGACTTGGTGTTGAGGATGCTGGTGCCAGTATTCACCAAGAGTAGTACGACGAAGATAAGTAGCTCGGCCGGTGCCATTACATGTGCTCTGAAAGGAGGACTAACCGACTATGTTAGCCCTTGATTCGAGGATGCATAAGTAGATGTTGGCTTATGGCATCGTACAGGAAAAGCATACCTAACCTAGAGGTTAAGGCACTCCTCCTTTATTTGCACTCCTCTTTTaccttgataaataaaaaaggacacGTGCATAGAATTCCCAAGCGTTGGAAATGCCGTTTTGTTTTCCATTTACTCAACTTGGGTTCTTAAGATTTGAAAAATCACGTCAAGTTCCTGTTTTGTCAACCAAATGATGTTTATGTGAAACCAACTTGTTAGTGACGTAGGGAATACCCGAGTATGTCGTGATCTACATAAGGCTCTGTCTATAGTGCTTGAAACTCGACAAAGAatcgaagttttttttttttttcctggtaaAGACAAAGAATCGAAGTTTTTGCCTCGTTCTCCcacaaattttatttcttgcGTCTTAGGGAGAAATTGGAGGAGCTAAATGAGATCTCAGGGTTAAAGAGTTGGTAAAGGGAAAATTAccgaaaaagtcataaacctattgtaattgtgtcaattcaatcctcaacttattattattattttttatcaattaagtcataaacattttacaattatttccgattagtccatttggccaaaaatGGCCGGGCTGACTTTAACGTGGTAGCCGGTCGACACCggtgacatttttaataatattttattaattttttttatctcttttatcttctttttttccttctccctctccctcctccctcctccttcctcctccctccttcttcctttagctctagcgaccggccaaaggggAGAGCTGCTGGTCGCCAAGGCGAGGTGACCGGGCTAGCTTGTCTCCTGCTGCGGGTGAGAgcaagctcgcccaaccattGGCGGGGTgagccctcaccagatccggcaagggggCCTCATCATCGCCGGGTCTAGCAAGGCGAGCCCCGCCTGATCGGCGAGGGCTCACCTTGCTAGTCGATGAGCTCGCCCAACGACGGCGGGGTGAGCCTGTCGGGctctggcgagggctcgcctcgcggtGACctcgaggcgagccctcgccggatccggcggggGCTCGCCCGCCATCGTTGGGCGCGATTTCACCGACGGCAAGGTGAGCCTAGATTGGGGTGGGGCTCACCTAGCGACGGCGAGGCAAGCTAGCCAGCGCCTCGGTCCGGCGGCGGCTAGCCTCCCCTCGGCCGATCATCGAGGCCAAaggacggaggaggaggaagagggaggaggaaggagggagagggagaagaaaaaaaaaagataaaaatataaaatatttcaaaaaataaaatattataaaaaaaatgtcgtCGGCGCGACTAGCTACCACATTAGCACCGGCCGACTATTTTTGGTCGGATGGACTAATCGAAATAATTGTAAAcggtttaagactcaattagtcaaaaaaataagtttataactaaattggcacaattgcaataagttcatgacttttttggtaattttcctcaaTAAGGGAACCATAATTTAGATGACTTGgatgatgcttcttcttcttttcttttctttttctttttttttttcacttgcatCTATTAGCTAATGCAGCCCTCCAGATCCATAGTACAGTGTCTT
The nucleotide sequence above comes from Eucalyptus grandis isolate ANBG69807.140 chromosome 2, ASM1654582v1, whole genome shotgun sequence. Encoded proteins:
- the LOC120290850 gene encoding LOW QUALITY PROTEIN: sorting nexin 2A-like (The sequence of the model RefSeq protein was modified relative to this genomic sequence to represent the inferred CDS: inserted 1 base in 1 codon; deleted 1 base in 1 codon), producing MMGSENNQGFEEAHLYASKEEMESLVLADPSRSYSTSDYRSAMSNSLADSPHPHPHPLSPPVLATPADSDPLLAPAPYSEPRNPSSHDSSSSSYIEPPSYADVIFSPFDGDASSEINGADSPSRSSDSPRSFSRSSSSSAEYIKITVSNPQKEQEVSNSIVPGGNTYVTYLVTTRTNIPEFGASEFSVRRRFRDVVTLSDRLAESYRGFFIPPRPDKSVVESQVMQKQEFVEQRRVALEKFLRRLAAHPIIKKSDELKVFLQVQGKLPLPTSTDVASRMLDGAVKLPKQLLSESVLAPHEVVQPAKGGRDLLRLFKELKQSVANDWGGSKPPVVEEDKEFMEKKERMNDMEQQLSNASQQAESLVKAQQDXGETMGELGLAFIKLTKFENEEAVFNSQRARAADMKNLATAAVKASRFYRELNLHTVKHLDTLHEYLGLMLAVHGAFSDRSSALLTVQTLLSELSSLKSRAEKLEAASSKIFGGDKSRIRKIEELRETVRVTEDAKNVAIREYERIKENNRTELERLDKERHADFLNMLKGFVVNQVGYAEKIANVWGKVAEETSAYARESS
- the LOC120290810 gene encoding LOW QUALITY PROTEIN: GDSL esterase/lipase At2g24560 (The sequence of the model RefSeq protein was modified relative to this genomic sequence to represent the inferred CDS: inserted 1 base in 1 codon) — translated: MAPAELLIFVVLLLVNTGTSILNTKSKAAKLSPAILIFGDSTVDTGNNNYIVTLFKGNHLPYGRDFPGQVPTGRFSSGKLVPDFVASAAGIKETVPPFLEPDLKDGQLRTGVSFASGGSGFDDLTTAISGVIPMSKQLEYLEKYIQRLNKMVGEEEAKKILKGALVIISAGTNDFIFNFYDIPTRRIQFNVGEYQDFLLGRLRDFILQLHELGCRKIAVAGIPPVGCLPIQMTAKFKNPEDRKCVEEENLDARIYNHKLANLLPQLQXSASKSKIAYADVYEPMIDMINHPQKYGFLETKKGCCGTGFVEAGPLCNELTPTCRNSSQYLFWDSIHPCESAYYYISVPRGASSSSIILLRLYT